One genomic window of Hyperolius riggenbachi isolate aHypRig1 chromosome 7, aHypRig1.pri, whole genome shotgun sequence includes the following:
- the LOC137526190 gene encoding olfactory receptor 10AG1-like yields the protein MHTNITHFFLLGFSDLSPSLQGVLFMFFLLAYVLTVIGNGLIILAVSFEPVLNTPMYFFLRNLSFHELCSITITVPKVLENFLSDEKSVSVLSCVFQMFIFFANGVSECVFLAVMALDRYLAICHPLRYTSVMSKTLCYQLTVSSLVIGLFVSLVDTSIVFSLPYCGPNHIAHFFCDVPPLLSLACSNTFKHELSIFISCLCGAALPFLLIVCSYIKILISILAMRSSEGRQKALSTCSSHLVSVILFYGTAMSMYLRLGTSRSDKNDRMISLFYCLVIPVINPLVYSLRNKEMKAALRKLILKMKNNLSEVANSSDAANIKTIHHSGKYY from the coding sequence ATGCACACCAACATTACGCActttttcctgctgggcttctctGATTTGTCTCCTTCACTGCAGGGTGTGCTGTTCATGTTTTTTCTGCTAGCTTATGTCCTCACCGTGATTGGAAATGGACTCATAATTCTGGCTGTGTCTTTTGAACCAGTTCTCAACACCCCCATGTATTTTTTTCTGAGAAACCTGTCCTTCCATGAACTCTGTTCTATCACAATCACTGTCCCCAAGGTCCTGGAAAACTTCTTGTCTGACGAAAAGTCTGTTTCTGTCTTGAGCTGTGTTTTTCAGATGTTCATATTCTTTGCCAATGGTGTATCAGAATGTGTTTTTCTTGCCGTCATGGCGCTAGATCGGTATTTGGCTATTTGCCACCCTTTACGGTACACATCAGTTATGAGCAAAACATTGTGTTATCAGTTGACTGTTAGCTCATTGGTTATTGGGTTGTTTGTGTCATTAGTGGACACCAGCATTGTCTTCAGTTTACCTTATTGTGGACCTAATCACATTGCCCACTTTTTCTGTGATGTCCCACCTCTACTCAGCTTAGCGTGTTCAAACACCTTCAAACATGAACTTTCCATCTTTATATCCTGTCTGTGTGGAGCAGCTCTACCATTTCTTCTCATTGTGTGCTCTTACATTAAAATCCTGATTTCCATCCTGGCCATGCGTTCATCAGAGGGTCGGCAAAAGGCTTTGTCAACCTGCAGCTCACATCTGGTGTCCGTCATTCTCTTCTATGGCACTGCAATGTCCATGTACCTGAGGCTGGGTACTTCTAGATCTGACAAGAATGACAGAATGATATCGCTCTTCTATTGCCTTGTTATACCTGTTATTAATCCTCTCGTCTACAGCCTGAGGAACAAGGAGATGAAGGCGGCTTTGAGGAAactgattttaaaaatgaaaaacaattTAAGTGAAGTTGCCAACTCAAGTGATGCTGCTAATATTAAAACTATACACCATTCTGGAAAATACTACTGA